Proteins co-encoded in one Plasmodium sp. gorilla clade G2 genome assembly, chromosome: 9 genomic window:
- a CDS encoding asparagine-rich antigen, putative: MLAMASTFGSHFFSFCSVDYLNNASANKFSSYDEKINFRRKRNVSSSSNDDKINMNNDDDKILNESEDPHDINKNLNHLEYEKQNSNKKNNYEEEKEKNEEEHIRTHNEKEKNGDHHQEFQSKNSNEQNSMKFNEDIISNNHEKSNEDTIPYDHEKSEANTIPYDHEKSDANTIPYDHEKSDANTIPYNHMRLDEDEIPNPPIKSHERDCCSDESFDECARKKELEFNNNKKNYEIDNENANVSNNYSSPYSEKKYRLVGDFSRYMSVTIDEKKDGFNNNCTTLFVGVDLFPNVSENYLSKMFDYLTNFKDEEINKNE, from the coding sequence ATGCTTGCTATGGCAAGTACCTTCGGATCTCATTTTTTCAGTTTTTGTTCAGTAGACTATTTGAATAATGCAAGTGCAAAtaaattttcttcatatgatgaaaagataaattttagaagaaaaagaaatgtatcatcttcatcaaatgatgataaaatcaatatgaataatgacgatgataaaattttaaatgaaaGTGAAGATCCACATGATATTAACAAAAATTTAAATCATTTAGAAtatgaaaaacaaaatagtaataaaaaaaataattatgaagaagaaaaagagaaaaatgaagaagaacaTATAAGGACCcataatgaaaaagaaaaaaatggtgACCATCATCAGGAATTTCAAAGTAAAAATtcaaatgaacaaaattCTATGAAATTTAATGAAGATATAATTTCAAATAATCATGAGAAGTCTAATGAAGATACAATTCCATATGATCATGAGAAATCTGAGGCAAATACAATTCCATATGATCATGAGAAATCTGATGCAAATACAATTCCATATGATCATGAGAAATCTGATGCAAATACAATTCCATATAATCATATGAGATTAGATGAAGATGAAATTCCTAATCCACCTATAAAATCTCATGAACGTGATTGTTGTTCTGATGAAAGTTTTGATGAATGTgcaagaaaaaaagaattggaatttaataataataaaaaaaattatgaaatagataatgaaaatgCAAATGTATCCAATAATTATAGCAGTCCATAtagtgaaaaaaaatatagactCGTCGGAGACTTTTCAAGATATATGTCTGTTACaatagatgaaaaaaaagatggtTTTAATAATAACTGTACAACATTATTTGTGGGTGTTGATTTATTTCCTAATGTTTCAGAAAATTATTTGTCAAAAATGTTTGATTATTTAACAAATTTTAAAGATGAggaaataaacaaaaatgaataa
- a CDS encoding adenylate kinase-like protein 2, with product METLLNSEILKKYKEETNEYIKKKNVDKLFDIILKNVLINKPDNIYLYIYNNIYSFLLNKIFIIGPPILKITSFLSSHISEFFNYYHISVPMLIEQYELKQKERLNNKIIVNDEVISSILKEKINNLDSKKKRGYIVEGYPNNNLQAYNCLKYFPSHVFVLYADEEYIFKKYEEENDISIFSNTQKKEYEINELYEIKDLNVKPLKDQVLSYIRNISDILTILGTNKNVLNLHDFNEQMLIDHVKV from the exons ATGGAAACACTTCTGAATAGcgaaatattaaagaaatataaagaagaaactaatgaatatataaaaaaaaagaatgttgataaattatttgatattattttaaaaaatgttttaataaataaacctgataatatttatttatatatatataacaacatTTATTCTTTCCTGttgaataaaatttttataataggTCCTCCAATATTGAAAATTACATCTTTCTTATCTTCTCATATTTCTGAATTctttaattattatcatatatcaGTTCCTATGTTAATAGAACAATAtgaattaaaacaaaaagaaagattgaataataaaattatag tTAATGATGAGGTAATTTCTTCTATACTTAAAGAGAAGATAAATAATTTAGACTCTAAGAAGAAAAGAGGTTATATTGTGGAGGGATATCCCAACAATAATCTTCAAGCATATAATTGTCTCAAATATTTTCCTTCACATGTTTTTGTTCTATATGCTgatgaagaatatatttttaaaaaatatgaagaagaaaatgatatttccattttttcaaacacacaaaaaaaggaatatgaaataaatgaaCTCTATGAAATAAAAGATTTAAATGTCAAACCTTTAAAAGACCAAGTGCTTTCATATATAAg AAATATATCAGATATATTGACTATCCTTGGaactaataaaaatgttttgaACCTACACGATTTTAATGAGCAAATGTTAATTGATCACGTtaaagtataa
- a CDS encoding profilin, putative produces the protein MAEEYSWDSYLNDRLLATNQVSGAGLASEEDGVVYACVAQGEESDPNFDKWSLFYKEDYDIEVEDENGTKTTKTINEGQTILVVFNEGYAPDGVWLGGTKYQFINIERDLEFEGYNFDVATCAKLKGGLHLVKVPGGNILVVLYDEEKEQDRGNSKIAALTFAKELAESSQ, from the exons atggcaGAAGAATATTCATGGGACAGTTATTTAAATGATCGCCTTTTAGCAACCAATCAAGTTTCAGGAGCTGGATTAGCTTCg GAAGAAGATGGAGTTGTCTATGCTTGTGTAGCTCAGGGTGAAGAAAGTGACCCAAATTTTGATAAATGGTCACTCTTTTATAAAGAAGATTATGATATTGAAGTTGAAGatgaa aaTGGTACCAAAACTACCAAAACCATAAATGAAGGACAAACTATCCTAGTAGTTTTTAATGAAGGATATGCTCCTGATGGAGTTTGGCTCGGAGGTACTAAATAtcaatttataaatattgaaaGAGATTTAGAATTTGAAGGTTATAATTTTGATGTAGCTACTTGTGCTAAATTAAAAGGTGGTCTTCACTTGGTGAAAGTTCCAGGAGGAAATATATTAGTTGTATtatatgatgaagaaaaagagCAAGACAGAG GAAACTCCAAAATCGCTGCCTTGACTTTTGCAAAAGAGCTAGCTGAAAGTAGccaataa
- a CDS encoding proteasome subunit beta type-6, putative: MDVVSESHIKCHTEKSWDDEYDIKTPISDGTTIIGIIYDNGVMLACDSRTSSGTFISNKCSRKINRINENLYVCRSGASAHSQKIIEIIKHYCVSMKSENRKKGRFHEDETIYNDTTYDEEIDIDSINYLGYDDNNNNNSNLVTKNKYFYEDKFNDYNPLIENVAYITKKIIYTNNNFLSCALIFGGYDKIKKQQLYAVNLNGSIIQKHDFAVSGSGSIYIQSYLQDKYKKFMTKKECFNLILNCVKYAMHNDNSSGGIIRIVNITKFYVEEYTVVNTHLDFQY, encoded by the coding sequence ATGGATGTTGTCAGTGAATCGCATATAAAATGTCATACAGAAAAATCGTGGGATGatgaatatgatataaaaacaCCTATATCAGACGGTACTACAATTATTGGAATAATATATGACAATGGAGTTATGTTAGCTTGTGATAGTAGAACATCTTCAGGTACATTTATAAGTAATAAATGTTCTAGAAAAATAAATcgtataaatgaaaatttatatgtttgtCGAAGTGGAGCCTCAGCACATAGTCAGAAAATtattgaaattataaaacattattGTGTATCTATGAAAAGTGAAAATAGGAAAAAAGGGAGATTTCATGAAGATGaaacaatatataatgatactACATATGATGAAGAAATAGATATTGATTCCATAAATTATTTAggttatgatgataataataataataattcaaatcttgttacaaaaaataaatatttttatgaagatAAATTTAATGATTATAATCCTCTTATTGAAAATGTAGcttatattacaaaaaaaattatttatactaataataatttcttatcATGTGCACTCATATTTGGAGgatatgataaaattaaaaaacaaCAATTATATGCTGTTAATTTAAATGGTAGTATTATTCAAAAACATGATTTTGCTGTTAGTGGTAGTggtagtatatatatacaatctTATCTacaagataaatataaaaaatttatgacCAAAAAAGAATGCTTTAATTTAATCTTAAACTGTGTTAAATATGCTATGCATAATGATAATAGTAGTGGAGGAATAATACGTATTGTCAATATAACCAAATTTTATGTTGAAGAATATACTGTTGTAAATACACACTTGGACTTTCAATATTAA
- a CDS encoding protein MAM3, putative: MQLWLLITCIVICGILSSLFSGLSLGIMMLDTLQLNLLILVSEKNKKEINNAKNARKILPLRNNTNEILVTFITANVMVNSAFSLLLSEVTDGFTSFIISTLIITIFGEIIPQSICSKHGLAIGGFFAPLIHVLKFILYLFAKPTSLLLDHFVGKNVLNTYDKKQLKALVDMHKSAANILHEDEAKILVSALELSQYKIVHIMTDIDYVFGIDYDTPINYDTIKKILKSGFSRIPVINRNKAECIVGLIHIKDLINIWFGINKIIFDNRNKLMAKQKIKKNGKIQLFYKTKSYINKKEIDDINKKEIDDINKNKMGHINNSENDDINKNKMGHINNSENDDINKNKMGHINNSENDNPLNNMQGVYQYMKKKSQKIRIANKVYTFNGKKLYSRKILKDEESDISSLNKKKKHITLSEESLNIKKKFISNYQDIYSNDIYNIKNNNTNIYSNCNKEKHNNYSDHNIQSDSYNSNNIINNNANSDNTSYDDGAHNEDVKINIEGASFTNNNSSSNSCYSSSCYSNSSYYSGSSYYSNNIIEKKKKKICHINNNNSLENHPYNKLINNQKEKEKEKKKKKINESFIFKNNYYHMGPSDIINPSKLRNKKKQDMMKNVPRIITKNKKVNFVDYLSDNMIDTNDENSTVSSCNEYIYTNIKSKINFYDKNRNKIKTKQLAKIFNKKKKQITFRLWDGNKEKKIEKDIDKNNEESGNNKGSGSNKESGNNNININNNINSNDNIDSNNNNNNINGNNNINSNNNINQQCDIQSGEEMIGLIEDENINIQDTTHNNSDHSNKDINKNLDKKQTTTKFRTINNSYDNENIFKNNKSNYSINKNKEQCNDLYNSDNLKSDKTINIKNIKTYDKEDETTKRKKNKWKLSQSIMIKENLNKEKNMKEIYKDIKNYITINENKSIEIPLKHILKHIGRYIYGVDYNDSILSLLNFFKSASNHMVVVRKVIYNDDEDPRYSHIGIITLEDVIEILLQEEISDEFDFKKIKMGSSIPSNFVWKNSDESKKKFKNKMRRRTHKVVFDRDNVKMIEGIDEDDSKKQTPQTTTINNNHNNNNNNNNNSNHNNSNIHLDTDDKKVIISPSHKDILKRAQTILKYKKEIINFLKENIYFKYIDPQLLNQYIQRKKIKTLYKDDVLLKDNTFLNYAIILIKGKVKKLSSYESQNIIQDKCFIGLEALGPSNIIELFNQTIEKRNSLIKNMEEEEEKKKKRRKFTISRPRLTLKSFKKKETILKNKQTITNKKLPNQVIKSNTHVIKKNINILFRKWYTQHVYYNKNAYIAETTCEYIMIPKSDYMDMIIECYCNNQVEEIIEAS, encoded by the exons ATGCAATTATGGTTGCTGATTACTTGTATTGTGATATGCGGTATCCTGAGCTCTCTTTTTTCAG gATTATCGCTTGGAATTATGATGCTTGATACACTCCAATTGAACTTACTGATATTAGTATCTGAGAAGAAtaagaaagaaataaataatgcaAAGAATGCTAGAAAGATATTACCATTAAGAAATAATACGAATGAAATACTTGTAACATTCATAACAGCAAATGTTATGGTAAATTCTGCATTTAGTTTGTTATTAAGTGAGGTAACTGATGGATTTAcatcttttataatttcaacATTAATCATTACAATATTTGGAGAAATAATTCCTCAATCTATATGTTCAAAGCATGGACTAGCTATAGGTGGATTCTTTGCACCTTTAATTCATGTTCTTAAGTTTATTCTATATCTTTTTGCTAAACCCACAAGTCTGTTGCTAGACCACTTCGTAG GCAAGAACGTCCTGAACACCTACGACAAGAAACAATTGAAGGCTCTAGTCGACATGCATAAAAGTGCTGCAAATATTTTACATGAAGATGAAGCTAAGATTTTAGTAAGTGCTCTTGAACTTTCTCAATACAAGATTGTTCATATAATGACAGATATAGATTATGTTTTTGGAATTGATTATGATACACCCATAAATTAtgatacaataaaaaaaatattgaagagTGGTTTCTCAAGAATTCCTGTTATCAACAGAAATAAAGCAGAATGTATTGTAGGGCtcatacatataaaagatttaataaatatttggttcggtataaataaaataatatttgataacagaaataaattaatggcgaaacaaaaaataaagaaaaatggaaaaatccaattgttttataaaacaaaaagttatataaataaaaaggaaattgatgatataaataaaaaggaaattgatgatataaataaaaacaaaatgggtcatataaataatagtgaaaatgatgatataaataaaaacaaaatgggtcatataaataatagtgaaaatgatgatataaataaaaacaaaatgggtcatataaataatagtgAAAATGATAACCctttaaataatatgcaAGGTGTTTATCagtatatgaaaaaaaaatcacaaaaaataagaatagcAAATAAAGTTTATACATTTAATGGtaagaaattatatagtCGTAAAATTTTAAAGGATGAAGAAAGTGATATATCgtcattaaataaaaaaaaaaaacatatcaCTTTATCAGAAGAATCTttgaatattaaaaaaaagtttataAGTAATTATCaagatatatatagtaatgacatatataatataaaaaataataatacaaatatatatagtaattgTAATAAAGAgaaacataataattatagtgATCATAATATACAATCAGATTcatataatagtaataatattataaataataatgctAACAGTGATAATACAAGTTATGATGATGGGGCTCATAATGAAGAtgtcaaaataaatatagaagGAGCTAGctttacaaataataatagtagtagtaatagTTGTTATAGTAGTAGTTGTTATAGTAATAGTAGTTATTATAGTGGTAGTAGTtattatagtaataatataattgaaaaaaaaaaaaaaaaaatatgtcatataaataataataactcaTTAGAAAATCATCCATATAATAAACTTATTAAtaatcaaaaagaaaaagaaaaagaaaaaaaaaaaaaaaaaataaatgaatcatttattttcaaaaataattattaccATATGGGACCATCTGATATTATTAATCCATCTaaattaagaaataaaaaaaaacaagataTGATGAAAAATGTACCCAGaataattacaaaaaataaaaaagttaaTTTTGTAGATTATTTATCTGATAATATGATTGATactaatgatgaaaatagtACAGTATCTTCAtgtaatgaatatatatatactaatattaaaagtaaaataaatttttatgataaaaatcgtaataaaattaaaacaaagcAGCTAGCCAAAATATTCAATAAGAAGAAGAAACAAATAACATTCAGATTGTGGGATGGCAacaaagaaaagaaaattgaGAAGGACATTGACAAAAATAATGAGGAAAGTGGAAATAATAAAGGAAGTGGAAGTAATAAGGAAAGTGGcaacaataatattaatattaacaataatattaatagtaacgACAACATCGatagtaacaataataacaataatatcaatggcaacaataatattaatagtaacaataatatCAATCAACAGTGTGATATACAAAGCGGGGAAGAAATGATTGGTCTTATagaagatgaaaatataaacatacaaGACACTACACATAATAATTCTGACCATagtaataaagatataaacaaaaaccttgataaaaaacaaacaacTACAAAATTTAGAACAATCAATAATTCATATGACAATGAAAAtatctttaaaaataataaatctaaTTATTCcataaataagaataaagaaCAATgtaatgatttatataattcagaCAACTTGAAAAGTGATAAAAccataaacataaaaaatataaaaacgtatgataaagaagatgaaacaacaaaaagaaaaaagaataaatggAAATTATCACAAAGTATtatgataaaagaaaatttgaataaagaaaaaaatatgaaagaaatatataaagatataaaaaattatataactattaatgaaaataaaagtattgAAATAccattaaaacatatattaaaacatataggaagatatatatatggagtTGATTATAATGATAGTATATTATCTCTTTTAAACTTTTTTAAAAGTGCAAGTAATCATATGGTTGTTGTAAGAAAAGTtatttataatgatgatgaagatccTAGATATTCTCATATTGGTATTATAACATTAGAAGATGTAATCGAAATATTATTGCAAGAAGAAATTTCAGATGAATTCGATtttaagaaaattaaaatggGTTCTAGTATTCCTTCGAATTTTGTGTGGAAAAATTCTGatgaatcaaaaaaaaaattcaaaaataaaatgagaaGAAGAACTCATAAGGTGGTTTTTGATAGAGACAATGTTAAAATGATAGAAGGGATAGATGAAGATGATTCTAAAAAACAAACACCccaaacaacaacaataaataataatcataataataataataataataataataatagtaatcataataatagtaatattcaTCTCGATActgatgataaaaaagtaataatttCTCCTTCACAtaaagatattttaaaaagagCACAAACTATtctcaaatataaaaaagaaattatcaacttcttaaaagaaaatatatattttaaatacataGATCCTCAATTATTAAATCAATAtatacaaagaaaaaaaataaaaacattatataaagatgatgtattattaaaagataatacTTTCCTAAATTATGCTATCATCTTAATAAAAggaaaagtaaaaaaattatcatcatatgaatcacaaaatattatacaagaTAAATGTTTTATAGGACTAGAAGCTTTAGGACCATCAAATATtattgaattatttaatCAAACcattgaaaaaagaaattcacttataaaaaatatggaagaagaagaagaaaaaaaaaaaaaaagaagaaaattcaCAATTTCAAGACCACGATTAACATTAaaaagttttaaaaaaaaagaaaccatcttaaaaaataaacaaactattacaaataaaaaattgccCAATCAAGTTATAAAATCAAATACacatgttataaaaaaaaatataaatatattatttagaaaGTGGTATACCCAGCATGTCtactataataaaaatgcatATATAGCAG aaaCCACATGTGAATACATCATGATTCCTAAGAGTGATTATATGGATATGATAATAg aatgTTATTGTAACAACCAAGTGGAGGAAATCATTGAAGCgagttaa